The following proteins are encoded in a genomic region of Chlorogloeopsis sp. ULAP01:
- a CDS encoding ABC transporter ATP-binding protein, with protein MLSIEKLNKSYGKRQVLQNLTLDVAPGEIYGLLGANGAGKTTTINIICNLLQADSGAVKINHQPVSETTKNFIGIAPQENLLYKGLSCEENLKFFAKIYGLDRVKRKQRIKAALEAVNLLDRAKSPVETLSGGMQRRLNIAVALVHQPKLIILDEPTTGLDIEARYEIWELIKQLKNQGMTILLTTHLLDEAERLCNRIGILKNGCILAEGCLEDLRSFIPAKEILIVQTDEEEEAIARAIACGFTPRRYGNDLAFWLSEHLELKEIIAQFDGIAIDSISRQPVRLEHIYMELIQVGNTEIKQISKRQVTEEPVRW; from the coding sequence ATGCTGTCTATAGAAAAGCTCAATAAGTCCTATGGTAAAAGACAAGTTCTTCAGAATTTAACTCTTGATGTCGCTCCTGGAGAAATATATGGTTTACTAGGTGCAAATGGAGCAGGCAAAACTACTACAATTAATATTATTTGTAATTTATTGCAAGCTGATAGTGGTGCCGTAAAAATTAATCATCAACCAGTTTCAGAAACAACAAAAAATTTCATTGGGATTGCACCACAAGAAAATTTATTATACAAAGGACTTTCTTGTGAAGAAAACCTCAAGTTTTTTGCAAAAATTTACGGTTTAGATAGAGTAAAACGGAAACAAAGAATCAAAGCTGCTTTGGAAGCTGTGAATTTATTAGATCGGGCAAAAAGTCCCGTCGAAACTCTGAGTGGTGGTATGCAACGGCGCTTAAATATTGCAGTGGCATTGGTGCATCAGCCAAAGTTAATCATTTTAGATGAACCTACCACTGGTTTAGATATTGAAGCGCGGTACGAAATTTGGGAGTTGATTAAACAACTCAAAAATCAGGGCATGACAATTTTATTAACCACTCATTTATTAGATGAAGCAGAGCGCCTGTGCAACAGAATTGGTATTTTGAAAAATGGTTGCATTTTAGCTGAGGGTTGTTTAGAGGATTTGCGTAGTTTTATTCCAGCTAAAGAAATTTTGATTGTGCAAACTGATGAAGAGGAGGAAGCGATCGCGCGTGCAATTGCCTGTGGTTTTACGCCTCGGCGTTATGGAAATGATTTGGCTTTTTGGTTATCGGAACATTTGGAATTAAAAGAGATAATTGCACAGTTTGATGGCATTGCTATTGATTCAATTTCACGGCAACCTGTGAGATTGGAGCATATATATATGGAATTGATACAAGTAGGTAACACAGAGATTAAGCAGATAAGTAAAAGGCAGGTGACAGAGGAGCCAGTGCGGTGGTGA